In Synechococcus sp. UW69, a single genomic region encodes these proteins:
- a CDS encoding sigma-70 family RNA polymerase sigma factor gives MPRFVARGTGLKEYRMEFVPWWHGCQGLPRSAKAGDEIDSHPLNKKCLQRRNRQIQDNLHLVRPIARHYALQTGLEQDDLLQVGCLGLIKASNRFETKRGTTFPSFAKPHIRGAILHFLRDKVGVIRLPRAVEERAMRMLRSPEGCLNAADALVVHQYRSKHHWVEFNDDLVDDTPQGIELVARSEAWQRVRAMFLRIGTDEQRVLQMVVIDGMSLRQTARQLGISAMTVQRRVKRGLRSLASQLNEDHAGV, from the coding sequence GTGCCCCGCTTTGTAGCGAGAGGAACAGGTCTCAAGGAGTACCGAATGGAGTTTGTGCCGTGGTGGCACGGATGCCAAGGCTTACCCCGCTCTGCCAAGGCTGGAGATGAGATCGACTCGCATCCTTTGAACAAGAAATGCCTCCAGCGTCGGAACCGTCAGATTCAGGACAACTTGCATCTGGTCCGTCCCATTGCGCGCCATTACGCCCTGCAAACAGGCCTCGAGCAAGATGATCTCCTGCAGGTGGGCTGTCTCGGACTGATCAAGGCTTCAAACCGATTTGAAACCAAGCGAGGAACAACATTCCCCAGCTTCGCTAAACCGCATATCCGGGGAGCCATTCTTCACTTTCTACGGGACAAGGTTGGTGTAATCCGCCTTCCAAGAGCCGTTGAGGAACGGGCCATGAGGATGCTGCGAAGCCCTGAAGGCTGCTTAAACGCTGCTGATGCTCTGGTCGTTCACCAGTACCGCAGCAAGCATCACTGGGTGGAGTTCAACGATGACCTGGTCGATGACACACCGCAGGGGATCGAATTGGTCGCACGTTCAGAAGCGTGGCAGCGGGTTCGAGCAATGTTCCTGAGGATTGGAACAGATGAACAACGTGTCCTTCAGATGGTTGTGATCGATGGAATGAGCCTTAGGCAGACAGCGCGACAACTCGGGATTTCAGCGATGACGGTTCAACGACGCGTCAAACGCGGCCTGAGAAGCCTCGCGAGCCAATTGAACGAAGATCACGCCGGGGTTTGA